In a single window of the Pontibacter russatus genome:
- a CDS encoding YceD family protein — translation MKKLRDYEIGIAKLSNKTHLYEFDMNDSFFDLFGKEIIQGGSLTAQVELDKTESLLTFRINIKGRVRLICDRSLDEFDYPIDVQGSFRIKYGEENAELDDDLWQITPNTQSINVAQHLYDYIGLAVPMKKLHPRFVEEDDEDDDRDILIYSSRIKNSEDEAEDDEDDDEVDPRWDALRNLN, via the coding sequence GTGAAGAAGCTCAGAGACTATGAAATCGGCATTGCCAAACTCAGCAACAAGACGCACTTGTATGAGTTTGACATGAATGACTCCTTCTTCGACCTGTTCGGGAAAGAGATCATCCAGGGCGGAAGCCTCACAGCGCAGGTGGAACTGGACAAGACAGAGTCGCTGCTGACCTTCCGTATTAATATAAAGGGCCGCGTGCGCCTCATTTGCGACCGCAGCCTGGACGAGTTTGACTACCCGATTGACGTGCAGGGCAGTTTCCGCATCAAGTACGGTGAGGAGAACGCAGAACTGGACGACGACTTGTGGCAGATAACGCCGAACACGCAGTCCATCAACGTGGCGCAGCACCTGTACGACTATATAGGGTTGGCCGTGCCGATGAAGAAGCTGCACCCGCGCTTTGTGGAGGAAGACGATGAGGACGATGATCGGGATATCCTGATATACTCTTCGCGCATCAAAAACTCCGAGGACGAAGCGGAAGACGATGAGGACGACGATGAGGTGGACCCGCGCTGGGACGCCCTCCGGAACCTGAATTAG
- the pdxA gene encoding 4-hydroxythreonine-4-phosphate dehydrogenase PdxA, which translates to MDNKSKPKIGISIGDTNGIGPEVVVKTLADQRILNFCTPVIYASASLLKHVRKALKAEHFQFQEVESAQGLAPRKVNLVPCWENELEITPGHPTPESGKASLDSLLAACRDLKAGLLDGLVTAPINKDNIQADDFRFPGHTEFLTSYFDAPESLMLLVSGGLRVATVTGHMPVKEVSAKITEELLIRKMTILLDSLRRDFGILKPRIAVMGLNPHAGEQGLLGREEVEIIRPAVVHMKERGHLVFGPYPADGFFGMRQFQQVDAVLAMYHDQGLIPFKTLAFESGVNYTAGLPIVRTSPDHGTAYDIASKYIASETSFREALFVACDVVRKRFEAEMPAV; encoded by the coding sequence ATGGACAACAAGAGCAAACCCAAAATAGGCATCAGCATCGGCGACACCAACGGCATCGGGCCGGAGGTGGTGGTCAAAACCCTCGCTGACCAGCGCATCCTCAATTTCTGCACCCCCGTTATATATGCCTCAGCCAGTCTGCTGAAGCACGTTCGGAAAGCCCTGAAGGCGGAGCATTTCCAGTTCCAGGAGGTGGAGTCGGCACAGGGGCTGGCACCGCGCAAAGTCAACCTGGTGCCCTGCTGGGAGAATGAGCTGGAAATCACCCCCGGCCACCCCACCCCGGAGTCGGGCAAAGCCTCACTGGACTCGTTGCTGGCGGCCTGCCGCGACCTGAAAGCCGGGCTGCTGGACGGCCTCGTGACCGCCCCCATCAACAAAGACAACATACAGGCCGATGATTTCCGATTCCCGGGCCACACCGAGTTCCTGACATCCTATTTCGACGCGCCGGAGAGCCTGATGCTGCTGGTGAGCGGCGGGCTGCGCGTGGCCACCGTGACGGGGCATATGCCTGTAAAGGAGGTGTCCGCCAAAATTACGGAGGAACTCCTGATCCGGAAGATGACCATCCTGCTGGACTCGCTGCGCAGGGACTTTGGTATCCTAAAGCCGCGCATTGCCGTGATGGGCCTGAACCCGCACGCCGGAGAGCAGGGGCTGCTGGGGCGCGAGGAGGTGGAGATCATCCGTCCGGCCGTGGTGCATATGAAAGAGCGCGGGCACCTGGTGTTCGGCCCCTACCCGGCCGACGGCTTCTTCGGAATGCGCCAGTTCCAGCAGGTGGACGCGGTGCTGGCCATGTACCACGACCAGGGGCTGATTCCGTTTAAGACGCTGGCTTTCGAGAGCGGCGTGAATTATACCGCCGGGCTGCCCATCGTGCGCACCTCCCCCGACCACGGCACCGCCTACGACATCGCGTCCAAATACATCGCCAGCGAAACCTCTTTCCGGGAAGCGCTGTTTGTTGCCTGTGACGTGGTTAGGAAGCGATTTGAGGCCGAAATGCCTGCTGTTTAA
- the rpmF gene encoding 50S ribosomal protein L32, producing the protein MAHPKRKISKTRRDKRRTHQKLSEKAIAICPTTDTPHLFHHAYVVEGDLFHKGKLAIKNYTANAQ; encoded by the coding sequence ATGGCACATCCTAAACGCAAGATTTCCAAGACCAGAAGAGATAAGAGAAGAACTCACCAGAAGCTCTCTGAGAAAGCCATTGCCATTTGCCCTACTACCGACACGCCGCACCTGTTCCACCACGCCTATGTGGTAGAAGGCGACCTGTTCCACAAGGGCAAACTGGCAATCAAGAATTATACAGCTAACGCGCAGTAG